From the genome of Vicia villosa cultivar HV-30 ecotype Madison, WI linkage group LG2, Vvil1.0, whole genome shotgun sequence, one region includes:
- the LOC131647228 gene encoding LOB domain-containing protein 25-like, giving the protein MASSYYSNPPCAACKFLRRKCNEDCIFAPYFPPEEPHKFVNVHKIFGASNVSKILNEVLPHQREDAVNSLAYEAEARIKDPVYGCVGAISVLQKQLLSLQKELDAANADLIRFNHQGSSSFGHLNSHGFYNYPSD; this is encoded by the coding sequence ATGGCATCTAGCTACTACTCAAATCCTCCATGTGCTGCTTGCAAGTTTCTAAGAAGAAAATGCAACGAAGATTGCATATTTGCACCCTATTTTCCACCAGAAGAGCCTCATAAATTTGTAAATGTTCATAAAATATTTGGTGCAAGTAATGTTAGCAAAATTCTGAATGAAGTGTTACCTCATCAAAGGGAAGATGCAGTGAACTCTTTAGCTTATGAAGCTGAAGCAAGGATTAAAGATCCTGTTTATGGTTGTGTTGGAGCTATTTCAGTTCTTCAGAAACAACTTCTTAGCCTTCAAAAAGAACTTGATGCTGCTAATGCTGATTTGATTAGGTTTAACCATCAAGGTTCTTCTTCTTTTGGACATCTTAACTCTCATGGTTTTTATAATTATCCTTCTGATTAA